From Montipora foliosa isolate CH-2021 chromosome 6, ASM3666993v2, whole genome shotgun sequence, a single genomic window includes:
- the LOC138005956 gene encoding uncharacterized protein, translating into MHKCYIALFTCASTRALHLELTPDLSANSFLRVLKRFFGRRGLPTLFISDNGKTFRDAKVKKFALDRNIDWKFNVPTASWWGGFFEICVKLVKRCLKKVLGNAKLSYEELESVLIETEGVLNSRPLTYVYDELTETPLTPSHLVIGRRLLDQSPAITVPVNTLPGRERYLDGLLTHFRNRWKKEYLTGIREYQKLKGGEPRRTIQVGDVVHIYADKTPRQQWRMGKVEKLLQGQDNVVRAAEVVTVDNSLRKTCLKRPIQKHYPLEINVCDEHVTNARTGQFDNGMNIQIVRDEDIPTVITAP; encoded by the coding sequence ATGCACAAGTGTTACATTGCTCTGTTTACATGTGCTAGTACAAGAGCTTTGCACCTTGAACTTACGCCAGACCTCTCCGCCAATTCGTTCTTAAGAGTGCTGAAGCGATTCTTCGGTAGAAGAGGACTACCGACCCTGTTCATTTCAGACAACGGGAAAACTTTCCGAGATGCAAAGGTTAAGAAGTTTGCTCTTGATCGGAACATTGACTGGAAATTCAATGTACCCACAGCCAGCTGGTGGGGCGGATTCTTCGAAATCTGTGTGAAACTTGTGAAAAGGTGTCTCAAGAAAGTGCTCGGAAATGCGAAGTTGAGTTATGAAGAGTTAGAGTCAGTGCTGATCGAAACTGAAGGCGTTTTGAATTCTAGGCCATTGACCTATGTCTACGATGAGCTAACAGAAACTCCACTTACGCCTTCTCATCTTGTAATTGGTCGTCGACTTCTAGATCAATCTCCTGCCATCACAGTACCTGTAAACACTTTGCCTGGACGAGAGAGATATTTAGACGGTCTTCTCACCCATTTCAGAAATCGATGGAAGAAAGAATATCTTACAGGTATCCGCGAGTACCAGAAACTCAAGGGAGGTGAACCAAGAAGAACAATTCAAGTAGGCGACGTTGTGCACATATATGCTGACAAGACACCCAGACAACAGTGGAGAATGGGGAAAGTAGAGAAACTGTTACAGGGACAAGACAACGTTGTGCGCGCAGCAGAAGTGGTAACAGTAGATAATTCTCTCCGCAAGACTTGCTTAAAACGTCCAATTCAAAAGCACTATCCTCTTGAAATCAACGTGTGTGACGAACACGTAACTAATGCGAGAACAGGACAGTTTGACAATGGAATGAACATTCAGATAGTTAGAGATGAAGACATCCCTACAGTGATCACTGCTCCATGA